From a single Rosa rugosa chromosome 7, drRosRugo1.1, whole genome shotgun sequence genomic region:
- the LOC133719695 gene encoding cyclic phosphodiesterase-like: MEALRKEFGGPEVEPHITVAGSILFNRSEAIEKFIGACNEINPYVCQVDQLETSKFYFQCVSLVFQTDHQLTQETGLLAARMYCNSANMPHLSLFYGDLTDEEKKRAAEIVKSVDEGLCTISFTINRMQLYRVNFEDKTQKSWEMVSECNLRPKI; this comes from the exons ATGGAGGCCCTCCGGAAGGAATTTGGTGGGCCTGAGGTTGAGCCCCACATCACTGTTGCAGGGTCCATTCTCTTCAATCGCTCAGAGGCCATTGAAAAGTTCATCGGTGCATGTAATGAGATAAACCCCTATGTTTGTCAAGTCGATCAACTTGAGACTAGCAAATTCTATTTCCAATGTGTTTCCCTTGTCTTTCAGACAGATCATCAG TTGACACAGGAAACTGGACTCTTGGCTGCGCGTATGTATTGCAATAGTG CTAATATGCCACATTTGAGCTTGTTCTATGGGGATCTTAcagatgaagagaagaaaagagcaGCAGAAATAGTGAAGAGTGTCGATGAGGGACTTTGTACCATTAGCTTCACCATAAATCGGATGCAATTGTACAGGGTTAACTTCGAAGATAAAACTCAAAAATCTTGGGAGATGGTTTCTGAATGCAACCTTCGACCTAAAATCTAA
- the LOC133719832 gene encoding cyclic phosphodiesterase-like, protein MANVEPTTAGDQDAAKTPHRYVAWGLLPDPVSRRIKNVTEGLRAEFGGPEIIVPHIPILGSIILTEEDAVNTFRQACQAIGTIPCKVTHVATSPFYYQCVHLFIDPDHEVQQRTETFARFFRRISNMLHLSLLYGELTDEEKKRAQEKVSVLDEAITSFNFTIDRLALYKCHDEDRTQQSWEKILELRLH, encoded by the exons ATGGCAAACGTAGAACCAACCACAGCCGGAGACCAAGACGCCGCCAAAACACCTCACAGGTACGTAGCGTGGGGCCTTCTGCCCGATCCGGTTTCCCGTCGGATCAAAAACGTGACGGAGGGCCTCCGGGCCGAGTTCGGTGGGCCGGAGATCATCGTGCCCCACATACCCATTTTAGGGTCCATCATTTTGACGGAGGAAGACGCCGTCAACACCTTCAGACAAGCCTGCCAGGCCATCGGTACCATCCCTTGCAAGGTCACTCACGTCGCCACCAGTCCCTTCTATTACCAGTGTGTTCACCTCTTCATTGATCCAGACCATGAG GTGCAGCAACGAACTGAAACTTTCGCGCGCTTTTTCAGACGCATTA GTAATATGCTACATCTGAGTCTCCTTTATGGGGAGCTGACAGATGAAGAGAAGAAACGAGCTCAAGAAAAAGTTAGTGTTCTGGATGAGGCCATTACCAGCTTCAATTTCACCATAGATCGCCTTGCATTGTACAAATGTCACGATGAAGACAGAACTCAACAGTCTTGGGAGAAGATTCTTGAACTCCGCCTTCATTAG
- the LOC133719831 gene encoding putative F-box/LRR-repeat/kelch-repeat protein At1g11620, translated as MALEKDSEVAELTESGKNIEQDLVEQILSTLPPKSLMRFKCVSKWWYHLITSPRFVAKHLSISKHNRPSTCALIKRLVCNDAEAQEPEMVFSLLNFSYENDNNAAGALSTNLSSVEDLTIPTRVVESLRIIGHCDGIVCLALIDYQQRLAKPSQVCLCNPAIQQFKFLPEEPFLPDWSKVPHSRMVQEFAYLRPISLLNGETMGFGYDPKSKDYKVIDIGFSDSKFYGDPECYGGHVIVYPPKAVVYTLQTDSWREIKTFSLERETSYLWPDTFQLYLKGVCYWLGYEQQKEFLCLFQTHQEEEERIARAIISFDTSDEVFHDIMLPYGLLEFYGFDNFLTLHLTEWNESVALFSLLFEDEHKATMWVMDAKGAWTKQLTFEYVDYFPYSLPQKILAFWKSNEIFGVGENGSIVCYNLNTKIVKHLPIRSVPDYFPPSRHTFYPFCGIAYVNSVLPIMNHVREHI; from the coding sequence ATGGCACTTGAGAAGGATTCAGAGGTAGCAGAATTGACAGAGTCTGGCAAAAATATTGAGCAAGATTTGGTGGAACAAATCCTATCAACTCTGCCTCCCAAATCTCTTATGCGATTCAAATGCGTCTCTAAATGGTGGTACCATCTCATCACCAGTCCCAGGTTCGTAGCCAAGCACCTCTCCATTTCCAAACACAACAGACCCTCAACTTGTGCTCTTATAAAGCGTTTAGTCTGCAATGACGCAGAAGCTCAAGAGCCTGAAATGGTTTTCTCATTGCTTAACTTTTCCTATGAAAATGATAATAACGCAGCTGGTGCGCTTAGCACTAATCTTTCTAGTGTGGAAGACCTCACAATCCCTACAAGGGTAGTCGAATCACTTCGTATTATAGGCCATTGTGATGGGATTGTTTGTCTAGCTTTAATCGATTATCAGCAGAGGCTAGCTAAACCTAGTCAAGTGTGTCTATGCAATCCTGCAATtcagcaatttaaatttcttccCGAGGAGCCATTCCTTCCAGATTGGTCCAAGGTACCACACAGCCGTATGGTCCAAGAATTTGCTTACCTGCGTCCAATATCTCTACTCAATGGTGAAACCATGGGGTTTGGCTATGATCCTAAATCTAAAGATTACAAGGTTATTGACATTGGATTTTCTGATTCCAAATTTTATGGTGATCCAGAATGTTATGGTGGACATGTGATTGTTTATCCCCCAAAAGCAGTAGTATACACCCTGCAAACTGATTCTTGGAGAGAGATCAAGACTTTTTCTTTGGAAAGGGAAACCAGTTACCTTTGGCCTGATACGTTCCAGCTATACTTGAAGGGTGTTTGTTATTGGTTGGGATATGAGCAACAAAAGGAATTCTTATGTCTATTTCAGACTCACCAAGAAGAGGAAGAACGCATTGCCCGAGCGATCATTTCGTTTGATACTAGTGATGAGGTTTTTCATGATATAATGTTACCGTATGGGCTACTGGAATTTTACGGTTTTGATAATTTCCTTACATTGCATCTTACGGAATGGAATGAGTCTGTTGCTCTTTTCAGCTTGCTTTTTGAGGACGAGCACAAAGCTACAATGTGGGTGATGGATGCCAAAGGTGCTTGGACAAAGCAATTAACTTTTGAATATGTAGACTACTTTCCTTACAGCTTACCTCAAAAGATATTGGCATTTTGGAAgagcaacgaaatttttgggGTTGGAGAAAATGGATCTATTGTCTGCTATAACCTCAATACCAAAATTGTCAAGCATCTTCCGATTCGAAGTGTTCCAGATTATTTTCCACCCTCTAGACACACTTTCTATCCTTTTTGTGGTATTGCTTATGTGAATAGTGTCTTACCAATCATGAATCATGTCAGAGAGcacatttga